In one window of Pseudomonas benzenivorans DNA:
- a CDS encoding circularly permuted type 2 ATP-grasp protein, giving the protein MARAHYDEMYLANGECRAHYREFSRWLAETPKESLAQRRREADLLFHRAGITFTLYGDDQGTERLIPFDIIPRSIPASEWRMVERGCIQRVQALNMFLTDLYHDQRILKAGVIPAEQVLANEAYQLAMQGLDLHRNLYAHIAGVDLVRDGDGSYYVLEDNLRTPSGVSYMLEDRKMMMRLFPELFAAQRVAPINHYPNLLLDTLKSASALDNPTVVVLTPGRFNSAYFEHAFLAREMGVELVEGADLLVRDDKLYMRTTAGAKQVDVVYRRIDDAFLDPLAFNPDSMLGVPGLLSTYRSGNVVLANAIGTGVADDKSIYPYVGEMIRFYLDEEAILKNVPTWQCRKPEELSHVLANLSQLVVKEAQGSGGYGMLVGPAASKAEIEKFRERLMAKPEAYIAQPTLSLSTCPTFVENGIAPRHIDLRPFVLSGRETRLVPGGLTRVALREGSLVVNSSQGGGTKDTWIVED; this is encoded by the coding sequence ATGGCGCGCGCGCACTACGACGAGATGTACCTGGCGAACGGTGAATGCCGCGCACATTACCGCGAGTTCTCTCGCTGGTTGGCCGAGACGCCGAAGGAGTCGCTGGCCCAGCGAAGGCGCGAGGCGGACCTGCTGTTCCACCGTGCGGGCATCACCTTCACCCTCTATGGCGATGACCAGGGCACCGAGCGCCTGATTCCCTTCGACATCATTCCGCGCAGCATCCCGGCCAGCGAGTGGCGCATGGTCGAGCGCGGCTGCATCCAGCGGGTGCAGGCGCTGAACATGTTCCTCACCGACCTCTACCATGACCAGCGCATCCTCAAGGCCGGCGTCATCCCGGCCGAGCAGGTGCTGGCCAATGAGGCTTATCAGCTGGCGATGCAGGGGCTCGACCTGCACCGCAACCTCTACGCCCATATCGCCGGGGTCGACCTGGTGCGCGATGGCGACGGCAGCTACTACGTGCTGGAGGACAACCTGCGCACGCCGAGCGGCGTCAGTTATATGCTCGAGGACCGCAAGATGATGATGCGCCTGTTCCCCGAGCTGTTTGCCGCCCAGCGGGTGGCGCCGATCAACCACTACCCCAATCTGTTGCTCGACACCTTGAAGAGCGCCAGCGCACTGGACAACCCCACCGTGGTGGTGCTGACTCCCGGGCGCTTCAACAGCGCCTACTTCGAGCACGCCTTCCTGGCCCGCGAGATGGGCGTGGAATTGGTCGAAGGCGCCGACCTGCTGGTGCGTGACGACAAGTTGTACATGCGCACCACCGCCGGGGCCAAGCAGGTGGACGTGGTCTACCGGCGGATCGACGATGCCTTCCTCGACCCCCTGGCCTTCAACCCGGACTCCATGCTCGGCGTCCCCGGGCTGTTGTCGACCTACCGTTCGGGCAACGTGGTGCTGGCCAATGCCATAGGCACGGGGGTGGCGGACGACAAGTCGATCTACCCCTATGTGGGCGAGATGATCCGCTTCTATCTGGACGAGGAGGCCATCCTCAAGAACGTGCCGACCTGGCAGTGCCGCAAGCCCGAGGAGCTGTCCCATGTGCTGGCCAACCTGTCGCAACTGGTGGTCAAGGAAGCCCAGGGCTCCGGCGGCTACGGCATGCTGGTCGGGCCGGCGGCGAGCAAGGCGGAAATCGAGAAGTTCCGCGAGCGTCTGATGGCCAAGCCGGAGGCCTATATCGCCCAGCCGACCCTGTCGCTGTCGACCTGCCCCACCTTCGTCGAGAACGGCATCGCGCCGCGGCATATCGACCTACGTCCGTTCGTCCTGTCTGGCCGCGAGACTCGCCTGGTGCCCGGAGGTCTGACCCGTGTGGCGCTGCGCGAAGGCTCGCTGGTGGTCAACTCGTCCCAGGGCGGCGGCACCAAGGACACCTGGATCGTGGAGGATTAA